A region from the Sorex araneus isolate mSorAra2 chromosome 6, mSorAra2.pri, whole genome shotgun sequence genome encodes:
- the B4GALNT4 gene encoding N-acetyl-beta-glucosaminyl-glycoprotein 4-beta-N-acetylgalactosaminyltransferase 1 isoform X4, producing MPWFPVKKIRKQIKLLLLLLLLTCAAWLTYVHLSLVRQGRALRQRLGYGRDGEKLTGVTEGRGIRAARSTQRAEDSSESLEEEQVADGQDPNMLLPGRAGRPPHLNLTQHVPPWQEEYKGQVNLHVFEDWCGGAVGHLRRNLHFPLFPHTRTTVKKLAVSPKWKNYGLRIFGFIHPARDGDVQFSVASDDNSEFWLSPNESPAGAQLLAFVGKTGSEWTAPGEFTKFSSQVSKPKRLMASRRYYFELLHKQDDRGSDHVEVGWRTFLPGLKFEVIGSSHLSLYTDESALKMDHVAHVPQSPASHVAGHQPQEEPRADMLRIDPRDTFFLTPRVEPSSVESVLEPCAYAPTYVVKDFPIARYQGLQFVYLSFVYPNDHTRLTHMETDNKCFYRESPLYLERFGFYKYMKMDRPDGEDEEEEVQRRAFLFLSPDDFLEDENEHDLLDSVDQTEVTPTQSSRSSGAPAAPVEARATSAPPASPSLPAEQAPRRSRALSWAPRPLPLLLGRPLRPRSPKVYVTRVRPQAPPPPRPPWPPFPGVFVRPRPLPRVPLRAPPHPPGARGRRTGRPPAPELRPRSRAPTPHEHRVGLLLPTAATVNSSKVQPVTSFLSLSQVSRPGGEEEEEEEEEEEEEEEGGEAAEDSAEEAAPGPARGRWREEAIDWQRTFSVGALDFELLRSDWNDLRCNVSGNLQLPEAEAVDVVAQYMERLNVRHPGRFTLLRIVNVEKRRDSARGSRFLLELELQERGSGRLRLSEYVFLRLPGARTGDVDDEDGESPEPVPAASARPDGRPELCRPLRLVWRQDVMVHFIVPVKNQARWVVQFLTDMAALHARTRDARFSVILVDFESEDMDVERALKAARLPRYQYLRRSGNFERSAGLQAGVDAVEDASSIVFLCDLHIHFPSNILDCIRKHCVEGKLAFAPVVMRLGCGSSPQDPHGYWEVNGFGLFGIYKSDLDRVGGMNTEEFRDQWGGEDWELLDRVLQAGLEVERLRLRHFYHHFHSKRGMWGAHSRKGPHTQGP from the exons ATGCCGTGGTTCCCGGTGAAGAAGATCCGCAAACAGAtcaagctgctgctgctgctgctgctgctcaccTGCGCCGCGTGGCTCACGTACGTGCACCTGAGCCTGGTGCGCCAGGGCCGCGCGCTGCGCCAGCGGCTGGGCTACGGCCGAG ATGGAGAGAAACTGACTGGAGTGACAGAGGGCCGGGGCATCCGGGCTGCACGGTCCACACAGAGAGCAGAGGACTCCAGCGAGAGCCTCGAGGAGGAACAGGTG GCTGATGGTCAGGACCCAAACATGCTCCTTCCCGGGAGGGCTGGAAGGCCCCCACACCTGAACCTCACCCAGCACGTGCCTCCATGGCAGGAGGAG TACAAGGGGCAGGTGAACCTGCATGTGTTTGAGGACTGGTGTGGGGGCGCCGTGGGCCACCTACGGAGGAACCTGCACTTCCCCCTCTTCCCTCAC ACTCGAACCACAGTGAAGAAGCTGGCCGTGTCCCCCAAGTGGAAGAACTACGGACTCCGCATTTTTGGCTTCATCCACCCAGCGAGAGATG GAGATGTCCAGTTCTCTGTGGCTTCAGATGACAACTCTGAATTCTGGCTGAGCCCAAATGAGAGCCCAGCAGGAGCCCAGCTATTGGCCTTCGTAGGCAAG ACTGGCTCTGAGTGGACAGCTCCTGGGGAGTTCACCAAGTTCAGCTCTCAGGTGTCTAAGCCCAAGCG GCTCATGGCCTCCCGGAGGTACTACTTTGAGCTACTACATAAGCAGGACGACCGAGGCTCAGACCACGTGGAAGTGGGG TGGCGAACCTTCCTGCCCGGCCTGAAATTCGAGGTCATCGgctcctctcacctctctctctacacag ATGAGTCAGCTCTCAAGATGGATCATGTGGCCCACGTGCCCCAGTCTCCAGCCAGCCACGTGGCAGGGCATCAGCCACAGGAGGAGCCCAGAGCTGACATGCTGCGGATAGACCCCCGAGACACCTTCTTCCTCA CCCCCCGTGTGGAGCCCTCCAGTGTGGAAAGCGTGTTGGAGCCCTGTGCCTACGCGCCCACCTATGTGGTCAAGGACTTCCCCATCGCCAGATACCAGGGGCTGCAGTTC GTGTACCTGTCCTTTGTGTACCCCAACGATCACACACGCCTGACGCATATGGAGACTGACAACAAGTGCTTCTACCGGGAATCACCTCTGTACCTGGAAAG gtttGGGTTCTATAAATACATGAAGATGGACCGGCCAGATGGTGAGGACGAAGAGGAAGAGGTGCAGCGCCGGGCTTTCCTCTTCCTCAGCCCAGATG ACTTCTTGGAAGACGAGAACGAGCACGACCTGCTGGACAGTGTGGACCAGACCGAGGTGACGCCCACGCAGAGCAGCCGCTCTTCCGGTGCCCCCGCCGCTCCTGTGGAGGCCCGAGCCACCTCCGCACCGCCAGCGTCCCCCAGTCTCCCTGCCGAGCAGGCCCCACGGCGCTCCAGGGCGCTGAGCTGggccccccggcccctgcccctcctcctgggcCGCCCCCTACGACCCCGGAGCCCAAAGGTGTACGTGACGCGGGTCCGACCCCAGGCCCCGCCGCCTCCGCGCCCGCCCTGGCCTCCCTTCCCGGGAGTCTTCGTgcgccccaggcccctgccccggGTGCCCCTGCGTGcacctccacacccaccaggGGCCCGAGGACGCAGGACtggccgccccccggccccggagCTCAGGCCCCGGTCCCGGGCGCCGACCCCCCATGAGCACCGGGTCGGCCTCCTGCTGCCCACTGCGGCCACCGTGAACTCGTCCAAGGTGCAGCCCGTGACCTCCTTCCTGAGCCTGTCGCAGGTGTCGCGGCcagggggggaagaggaggaggaggaggaagaggaggaggaggaggaggaagagggcggCGAGGCCGCAGAGGACAGCGCGGAAGAGGCGGCGCCAGGGCCGGCGCGTGGCCGCTGGCGCGAGGAGGCCATCGACTGGCAGCGCACCTTCAGCGTGGGCGCGCTGGACTTCGAGCTGCTGCGTTCGGACTGGAACGACCTGCGCTGCAACGTGTCCGGCAACCTGCAGCTGCCCGAGGCCGAGGCGGTGGACGTGGTGGCCCAGTACATGGAGCGGCTCAACGTGCGCCACCCTGG GCGCTTTACGCTCCTGCGCATCGTGAACGTGGAGAAGCGCAGAGACTCTGCGCGCGGGAGTCGCTTCCTGCTGGAGCTGGAGCTCCAGGAGCGCGGGAGTGGCCGCCTGCGCCTGTCGGAGTACGTCTTCCTGCGCCTGCCGGGAGCGCGCACAGGGGATGTGGACGACGAGGATGGGGAGAGCCCAGAGCCGGTGCCCGCCGCCTCCGCGCGCCCTGACGGCCGCCCAGAGCTCTGCAGGCCTCTGCGCCTGGTCTGGCGCCAGGACGTGATGGTGCATTTCATCGTGCCAG TGAAGAACCAAGCACGCTGGGTGGTGCAGTTCCTGACGGACATGGCCGCCTTGCACGCCCGCACCAGGGACGCTCGCTTCAGCGTCATCCTGGTAGACTTTGAGAGCGAGGACATGGACGTGGAGCGGGCCCTGAAGGCCGCGCGGCTACCCAG GTACCAGTACCTTCGGCGATCCGGGAACTTTGAGCGTTCTGCCGGGCTACAAGCTGGTGTGGATGCGGTGGAG GACGCCAGCAGCATCGTCTTCCTCTGTGACCTGCACATCCACTTCCCCTCCAACATCCTGGACTGCATCCGCAAGCACTGCGTGGAAGGCAAGCTGGCCTTCGCTCCCGTTGTCATGCGCCTTGGCTGTGGGAGCTCGCCACAGGACCCACACG gtTACTGGGAGGTGAACGGTTTTGGCCTCTTCGGGATCTACAAATCAGATCTGGACCGTGTTGGGGGCATGAATACAGAGGAGTTTCGGGACCAGTGGGGTGGTGAGGACTGGGAACTCCTGGACAG GGTACTGCAGGCGGGCCTGGAGGTGGAACGGCTACGGCTACGGCACTTCTACCATCACTTTCACTCCAAGCGGGGCATGTGGGGGGCGCACAGCCGCAAGGGCCCACACACCCAGGGGCCCTGA